CGGCACAACGCGCTGGCGCGTTGTGCCAAGCAGCAGCACCGTGACAAGCTGTACGAGAAGGTGCGCCAGGCGGCGCTGCAACACCCCACCTCCGGATACCGATTGCTGTACCAGGAACTCAAAGCCCAGGGCGAGGAAATTGGATTGCACAAGATCCGTGTGGCGCTTGGCGAGCTGCATCTCCACCCACCCCTCCCCCGGAAAATCCGGAAACCTTCACCGAAGGTTTCCGCACCGCAGGACTGGCCTGAAGGGCGACGGGTGCAAATTGACGCGACCCGTCTCTCCTGACCCGATGGGGTCTGTTGGATCTCCTTCGTGCTGGACGTCACCTCGCGGGTGGTACTGGCCAGCCGGGTGGTCCGGAGCCTGTCAAGGCACCTCGCCAAGCTGACGCTTGACGAAGCGGTCGCCGTCCTGCGCGCTCAGGGACACCATGAGGCCATCCTGGTGCAGCAAGGTGGGGGCAGCGATTTCACCAGTGACCTCTTTCACCAGGGGTGTTTGAAGGACGGCAGCTGGGTGCGCTGCAAGGTCTCCCAGCCGGGCGGCACCGGAATCCTTGAACGCCTCAACCGGACCTACAAAGACCAGTTCGCCTTCCGCCAGGACTGGCAGTCCATGGCCGATGTCCGGGCCGCCATGCCGGACGTTCACCGCTGGTACAACCACGAGCGCCGTCATTCGGCGCCCTTGTACGCCATGCCTTGGTCTCCACTGACGTCATCGGCGAACGCTCGCAACGCCGCTTGAAGTCAAACCTGGAGCATTACCAGGCCAGGCCAGCAGGACGATGGAAGAGGCGTGAACATGATGGATGACGCGCCTGGTATGGATGTGACGATGCACCTTACGGGAAACAGCTGGGCCTGAAGCGGCAAGAAGAGCAGCCTCGTCTTGCTGCTATGGGCAGGCGCTTCACTCCGTATCCTCGAGCCGGCTGACCGCCAGCAACACAACCCCCATCGTCTGGAGCATGCTGAGCACGCCATACAGCGCGGCCTGATCGGCGAGTGCACCGCGTAAGGACGTGACAGCCCGGCCACGGCGGAGCGTGAGCTGCCCCAGCCATACGCTGTGACCGGCATCCAGATGTCCGTCCACCTGAATCTCGTAGTGGGACGGCGCAAATCGTTTCAGAGGTTTCATCAGCACCTGAGCCTGGGGAGCAGCCGCATGATCTGTCAATCTACTGACGTGACAGGGCCGTGGTGACCTGTCAGAGAAGCAGAACAGCGCACTGGTGCAGGAACAGCGCTGCGCGGGCTACACCAGCTTCAGTGTTCGGGCATGGTGGAGCGCTTCGGTTCGGTTGTTCACCCGCAGCTTGCTGTAGAGGCTTTTCATGTACCACCGCACAGTGTTCGGCGAGAGCTGAAGTTCCCTGGCGATCTGCTTGTGGGTCTGTCCCCGTTCCAGCAGGCGCAGCACCTCGTTCTCACGGGCATTCAACGCTTCATGTGCCCATGAGGTGGTCTCATTTGCCCTGTACGGCTCCGAAGTGGCCGCAGAACCACCGGATTCTGGAAAGGCACTGAGCAGCGCGGTGAGATACGGCGTGGGCTGGGTTTCGGCGCGCTGCGTGAGCAGGATGTGCATCTCTGGTCCCAGATCCAGGAAGCTCCGGCAGTATCCCTCCGCTTTGCCCAGGTCCAGGGCGCGGCCCAGCGCCTCCATCGCTTCCTCTTGCCTGCCCAAGCGCCGGAAGGCGAGCGCCAGCAACAGCAGGAACTGGATGAGGTCGTCTCCCCGGTCTTCGGCCTGCGCCGCTGTGATCAGGGTCCCCAGGAGGGTGGCGGCCTCGGCCGGCTCGTCCCGCGCCAACAGCCAGCGGGCCAGGATGTGGTGACCGCCGAGGGACTGAGCGAGGCCAACAACGTCCAGTTGGCGGGACCTGAGCCAGTCACCCACCTCAGCCAGCAGGCGACTCGGCAGTGCAGGGGCCTGGGAAGCATCTGGTGGGGTCTGGGGAGATTGAGAGAGGTGAGCCACCAGCGCCAGCCGGCTTGCCATCGTCCTGCCCTCGAACAGCTGTTTCGCGAGCGAATCGTGGTGACGGATGCTGGCGCTTAATCGGTCCAGTTGGTGCAGCGCGGCAGTGGCGGCCTCCAGCTCACCGTGTATCAGAGCAAGCCGCAGCGAGAGTTCGAGTTCGTCTCCCAGGACTGCTGCAGCTCCGTACAGTTCGTTGGAGGCTCGCGCCTGCCGAACGGAGGCTTCGGCGGCGCCGAGCTGGTTCCACTCGTACTGCAGCCGTCCCATGCCGACGTGCAGATCGCCGACGTTCCAAGCGCCATACCTTTTCGTCAGGTCACTCCGGCTGGATTCGAAATGAAACAGGCCCTGTTCGAGAATATGGCCCGCTTCATGCAGTTGTCCCAGCTGATGGTTCACGCGGGCCAGTCCGACCGTCCCGTGGGCGATTCCAATGAAACTCCCGAATTGCCGTGACTGATCCAGATTGTCGGCGAAGAGCACGGTGGCCCGGCGCAGGTCGAAATAGGGACAGATGAATCCTAGGGTCGTGGTGATCCCGATCCGTACCAGCTTCATCTCCACATCGGAACTGCACTGTTCACCACATTCGAGCAGGTCCAGTGCCTGCTGAAAGGCGAGCACAGTGTCGACAAACTCCAGTTGATGAAGGTGGGCATAGGCTTGCAGGCTGAGAAAGGCAGCGTCGATGGTCTGGGGTTCCACCGCATGGACTCTGCTCTTCCCGAGTGTCGGCAGAGCTACCCTGAACGCGGCGAATTGGCCGGTCGTTACCAGAAACCAGCCGTAGTACAGGCAGAGCCGGGGATACAACAGCATCAGCGCGACAGGAAGACGGTGGAAGTAGCGGGTGAACTGCTCGCTGTTCCAGTGCACCGCCAGCTGAGCGGCCATGTCGTTGGCCAGCCGGGCGGCCAACCGGTCGTCGCCGGCCAGAAAGGCGTGCCGGATGGCGTCGTCGGTCCAGCCCAGGTGTTCAAACCAGGCGCTGGCTCGCCGATGCAGCTCAGGTACCAGATCCGGCTCATCCCTCATCAGTCGGTGCCGCAGAAATTCGCCGAACAGGTGATGAAACCGGTACCAACGGCGCTCGTCGTCCAGGGGGATGAGGAAGAGGTTGGCCGCTTCGAGCCGGCTGAGCAGCTCGGGGTCGGTGGGCTGGCCGATAACCGCCCCGCACAGCGACGTGTCAAACCGCTCCAGAATCGCCATGCGCTGCAGAAAGATCTTGAGCTGAGCGGGCTGACGGCTGAGGACCTCGTCAACGAGATAATCCACCAGATACCGGTGACTGCCCACGAAGGTTTCAACGAACGCCTCCTTGTCGGGCCGTTCGGTGAGTGACAGCGCCGCCAGTTGCAGGGCGGCGATCCAACCTTCGGTCTGGGTCTCCAGATGAGCGATGGCCGTGGAGGAAAGCCCGAGCCGCTGACTTCCGTTCAGGAAATGTGTCACTTCCGCGAGATCGAAGCGCAGGTCAATGCCGCGAATTTCCAGCAACTGGTGACGCACACGCAAACGTGAGAGAGACAGAGGCGGATCGGTGCGGGTCGCGATTACCAGACACACCTGGGATGGCAGGTGATCGAGCAGAAATTCGACTGCGCTGTGAATCTTGGGGTCTGACAGGAAGTGATAATCGTCGAGGATGAGGATCACTTTGCGGTCAAGCCGCGCAAAGTCGTTACTGAGCTGAATGAGCAGGGGCTCGACGTTCACGGCGTCCTGTTGGCGCAGCAGTTCGAGCAGCCCGTCTCCCAGACCAAGACTCAATGTTTGCAGGGCTCCGAGCAGATAGAGCAGGAACTGACCCAGCGTGTCGTCGCCTTGATCGAGAGAAAGCCAGGCAGCCGGGCTGTGCTGCTGTTTGAGCCAGGCGGCCAACACCGTGGATTTGCCTGTGCCTGCCGGTGATGAGATGAGAATGAGTTTGGCGTCTCGGCCCCGCTCAAGCAGCTTAAGGAGCTGAGGCCGCGCGATGAGATGATCTGCGAGTACAGGAGGGTGAAGCTTGTTACCAAGCAGGACGGCGGCCATTGCATCCTAGGGTAGCAATGGTGCTGACCGAAGACTGAGGTGCTCCTACCACTGACCGACTCGGTGAAGAAAGCATTCACCTCGCCAGTTCGACCAGGCGGGCATGGCGGCAATGGTGATCTGGCGAAGCCGGATGATGCAGTTCAGGGGGCAGACCTACAGAACAGGCTCTAGTGGTCTGATTCGGATGTCCTTCGGGCATTCTTCTCAGGGCACAAGTCTGATTCTTACGTCGCCGAAAACTGATTTGCCTTCAGGATCGAGATCTTTTTCCCAGCGTTCTTCCGAATCATACCACTAGCCGGAGGAAAGGCAGACGTGACAACGCGGCAGGGGCGTCACCTCATCCTAGAGGTTGCCCTTTGGTCTCTCCTATCGTTTACTTGCGTTTGCCCGGTTTTTATTGACGCGTGCTTTGGCCTTCGCATGGTGATCTCCACGTGATTGACCATTGGTGTCACCTTTATCATCTTCTGTGGCTATTCAGATTCATTCAGCTTGCTCTCAATTTTTCGCAACCCTTATAGTTAAAGCTCTTCCTTAGTTAGGGAAAAAAGCAGGCCGCTCTGCACATACAGAACACTTTAATCACACTCGGCCCGAAACTTCAAATGATGGGCATTGCGTGATAATCTGCACCATCCTACCTTTACTCTTCAGGGGTTAACGCTGAAATAACGCCCCCTTGTGTATCCTCTGCAGCTGATGAAGTCAAATCAGCCAGCCGTCGTGCGCCGTTCAAGCACCGCACGACATGGCCTGTATCGCCGCTGCTCAGCGTTCTTCTGGCGGCAACTGACGCAACTTCTCACGCTTGACGATCGCCACCTGCACCACAAGGCCAAGCCAAGCGCTTGCAACACGCCCAAATGAACCAGATCATGTCTCACTGCGAGCGTGGACCTGCAAGCGGCTTGCTGCACCCACCTCGAAGCAGTGCTCCTTGAAACGCCAACCGTGGACACCGACGTGACGTTCTCAGACGTTCCCCACATTCCTTCCGATCCCGCAAACTTTATCTTTTCTTATAGACACACAGGAGAACAGATGACTCAAGTGCTCGAATCCACCCCCGCCACCGCTCCTACACCTCCCTCATATGTCGCTCCACAACTCACACGCCAAGGGCAATGGCAGACCGTCACCCTCCTCGTGTCCATTCCCATGGGACCAGGGAACTTCAGCCTCCCCGGCATGAACGATGCCGACCAGCGTGGCGGCTGATGCGCCGCGCCCTGTTCGCCCTGCCCCTCACCGCGCTGCTCGCGGCCTGTGGCAGTACCACACCGTCCGTCACTAGTGATCCCACGCCCGTGACCAGTCAACCTACACCTGCGCAGGCGACGATCGGTCAGCTGTACGAAGTCAAGTTTCAGAATATCGGCACCCCAACCGCGATTTCTAGCGTTTCGCCGGTCATCGCAGGGATCAAGCCCCAAGCGCTGCAGGACATCGACGACAGCAACCTGGTCTTCACGCCCGTCACAGTCGATACCTTCGTACTGAATGGCAAACGCTACATCCAAGCCATCTATCACGTCAAAAACAACACCGGCGCACCGATTGGGCATCTGACCTTTGTGCCAATCGATACCGATCCAGATCCAGCCGCCACCACGCCCTCAACGACCGCCCCAACCGTGGGGAGTACGTACTTCAAGAGCCTCACGCGCTTTGATGGCGGTGACACCTCGAGTCGGGCTGTCGATCTGACACCCATGACCGGTCGGATCTACAGCAAATCGGCCCAGCAGGACATCACCGATCCAGAGGCCACGCCTTACACCGCCCTCGATACCAGCACCCTGCATCCTGTGGCCCCAACCGGCTTGATCGTGGCTGGCCGCGCGAACAGTGGGTGGCGCAACGGCACGACATTGCCGAACGGTGGCAGTGCGACGATCACCTTTGCGGTGTCGGTGGCCAACAGCAATGCCCAGACCGACCCGTTTAGCTTCAGCCTGATGGTGGCCGAAGGCGATGATGTCACGATCCCAACCGTGACCAGCATTGCGCCCAACCGAGGCGTGGTCGCGGGCGGAACGTCGGTCACGGTGAGTGGAAGCAATTTTGCAAGTATGACGACGGTTAAGTTTGGGGGCGTGGCGGCCACGAATGTGGTCATCAACAGCGCGACGAGTCTGACGGCCGTGAGCCCGGCAGCGGCGGCGGCTGGAACCGTGGATGTGGTGGTGTCGAACGGCAGTGACAGCAGTGCGCTCAGCACCGCTGATCAGTTCACGTACCTCCCGGCGCCCACCGTGACTGGCATCAGTCCGAACCTGGGCTTGATGGCCGGGGGCACCACGGTGACCCTCACTGGCACGGGCTTTACCCCAGGAACGACTGTCAAGTTCGGTGGCGTGGCAGCCAGTAATGTGAGCGTCATCAACTCGAGCAGTCTGACCGCAACCAGCCCAGCGCGAGGCAGCAACGGCAGTGTGGATGTGGTGGTGTCGAATGCCAATGGGAATAGTTCGACGAGTGCAGCCGATCAGTTCGACTATCTGAGTTTCAGTGAATTTGGTGTTCCGACGGGGAATAGCGCTCCTTATGGCATTACGAGTGGGGCCGATGGCAACCTGTGGTTCACAGAAGCAAATACGACGAAGGTCGGCCGCATCACGCCTGCAGGCGTCATTCAGGAATTCCCGACGTCGGCGGACAGTGGTCAGGGGATTAGCATCACCCGTGGCCCAGGCACGGATGCCAATGTCTGGATCGCCGGGTTTAACGCGATTGGACGGGTGGCACCGAGTGGGGTCGTGACGGACATCCCCACACCGTCGAGTCCGTATGGGGCGAACTTCATCGCAGTTGGTCCAGATGGCAACCTGTGGTTCACGGACTTCAACGGCACCTCAATCAGCCGCCTGACCACTCAAGGCACGGTGACGGCGTTCAACGTGCCGAATGCGAATAACGATCTGCGGGATGTGACGGGTGGCCCAGATGGGAACGTGTGGTTCACAGAGGGAGGGAATAACAAGATTGCCCGTATTACGCCTGCTGGGGTCATCACGGAGTTCTCCGTGCCCACCAGTCAAAGTGGCCCGCAGGGGATCACGAAGGGGACGGATGGGAACCTGTGGTTTACGGAGATCAGTGGGAATAAGATCGGGCGCATCACCCCAAGTGGTGTGATCACGGAATTCAGCATTCCGACAGCGAACAGTACGCCGATGGGGATCACGAGCGGGGCGGATGGGAATCTGTGGTTTGTGGAGCAACGTGGGAATAAGATCGGGCGGATCACACCGAGCGGGAGCATCGTGGAGTTCAATGTACCGACGGCGGGGAGCTCCGTGAGTGGGATTACCAGTGGGCCGGATGGGAATCTGTGGTTCACGGAGCGGGATGGGAATAAGATTGGGGTGTTGAAGCGCTAAGGCGCGCTGCTGAAGTGAGGCTGCCTGGCGTTGGTACGAAGCCCCACCGCGGTGGGGGCTTTGTGCTGCTGTTATAGATGGTTTGGAGGGTAGTCCATCAAAGGCGCGTTTACGAACTGGGCTTGACTTCTCCCCTCCCCTGCCTCACTTGCGCTTAGACGAGGTCTTCTTGGCAGGTACTTTGGCCTTCGCTCGGAAATCGCCAAGTGATTGACCGTTCATGTCAATCGCTCTCATTTTCTGACACCCTTTGGATTCAGTCAGCCTGATTCACTTTGTCGCAGCCATCACAGTTGAAACCATCATATCGTCAGCAAGACGGCCGCACCACGCTCCCCCTGCAGGCTGCTTCACTCACACTCGAGATCAACCCCGAATGCTACGCACCGCATGACAATCTGACCTGCCGTGTCTTTATTCTTCAGGGGTTAACGCTCGAATAACGCTCCCATGTCTATTCTCGATAGCTGATGAAGTCAAGCCAGTCAGCGGTCATGCGCGTTCCAAGCCTCCTGAGACATGGCTTGTCTCGCCGCTGCTCCACGTTCTTCTGGTTGGACTTCGCGCGCCTCCTCACGCTTGACGACCACCGTCTGCACAACAAGGCCGTCCGTCCGCTTGTGACACGCTCAACTGAACGAGGTCACGTCGCACCGCTGGACCGGATCTGTGCCCACCCTGTTGGTTGCGCGGCTGTCTCCATGATCGAAACAGTGCTCGTTGAACCGTCGAATGCGCGCTGAAGCGGTCTTCTCAGGCATTCCCCACACTCATTCCGATCCCGCAACCTTTCTCTTTTCTTATAGACACACAGGAGAACAGATGCCCGAAATGCTCGAACCCACCCCCGCCACCGCTCCTACACCTTCCCGATACGTCGCTCCACAGTTGACACGCCAAGGACAGTGGCAGACCGTCACCCTCTTCGTGTCCATTCCGATGGGGCCAGGGAACTTCAGTCTCCCTGGCATGAACGATACCGACCAGAGTGGCCGCTGATGCGTCGCGCCCTGTTCGCCTTGCCCCTCACCGCGCTGCTCGCGGCCTGTGGCAGTGCGACGACCTCCGTGACCAGTGACCGGACACCGGTCACCAGTCAGCCCACACCAGCGCAGGCGACGACCGGCCAGCTGTACGAAGTCAAGTTCCAGAATATCGGCACCTCCACGGCGACCTCCAGTGTGTCGCCCATCCCAGTGGGTGTGACACCCCAGTCACTTCAAGACATCGACGACAGCAAACTTGTCTTCAGGCCGCTCACCGTCGATACCTTTGTCGTTGCTGGCACACGGTATATCCGGGCCATCTACAACGTCATCAACAACACCGGGGCGGACATTCAACACCTGACCTTCGTTCCGATCGATACCGATGTTGATCCGGGGGCGACCACGCCCCCGACGGTGGACCCAACCGTGGGCAGTACGTACTTCAAGAGCCTCAAGCGCTTCGATGGCAGTGATACGTCCAGTCGGGCCACCGATCTGACGCCTGTCACGGGCCGGACGTACAGTGCCGCCTCGCAGCGGGACGTCACCGACCCGGAGGCCACGCCCTACACCGCCCTGAACACCAGCACGCTGCATCCAGGGGCACCCACTGGGTTGATTGTTGCTGGCCGCGCGACCAGTGGGTGGCGCAACGGGACGACACTGCCCGATGGTGCGAGCACGGCCATCACGTTTGCCGTCGCGGTGGCCAACAGTAACGCGCAGACCGACCCCTTTACCTTCAGCCTGATGGTGGCTGAGGGCGACGATGTCACGCCGCCGACCGTGACAGGGATCAGTCCGAACCAGGGCTCGACGCTGGGGGGCACCGCTGTCACCGTAATGGGTAGCAACTTCTCCAGTCGTACGACCGTCAAGTTTGGTGGTGTGGCTGCGACAAGTGTGGTCATCAGCAGCCCGATCAGTCTCACGGCCGTGATCCCCGCCGCCGCTGCTGCTGGGCCAGTGGATGTGGTGGCGTCGACGGGCGGTGATAGCAGTCCGATCAGTGCAGCAGATCAATTCACGTATGTCTCGACCCCCACTGTGGCAAGCGTCACTCCAAACGGGGGCTTGATCACCGGAGGGACCATGGTGAGTGTCACGGGCACTGGCTTCAGTCCCGGGATGACCGTGAAGTTTGGCGGGATGACGGCGAGCAATGTGAACGTCATCAGCTCAACGAGTCTGACAGCAACCAGTCCGGCAATGAGCACGACGGGGAATGTGGATGTGGTGGTGTCGAATGCGAATGGGAGCAGTGCGACGAGTGCAGCCGATCAGTTCGGATACCTGAGCATCAGTGAGTTCAACGTGCCGACGGCAGATAGTCAGCCATTGGGCATCACCAGTGGCGCGGATGGAAATCTCTGGTTCGCGGAATTCAATGCGACACAGGTCGGCCGCATCACATCAGCGGGTGTCATTCAGGAATTTCCCACGTCTGGAAGCAGTGCGTACGGTATTGGCATCACGCGGGGTCCTGGGACAGATCCGAACGTCTGGATGGCTGGGTACACTGCGGTCGGACGTGTGGCACAGAGTGGGACGGTGACCGACATTGCAACGCCGAGCAGTACAAACGGGCCGAACTACATCGCTGCTGGGCCAGATGGCAATCTGTGGTTTACCGATTACGGAGCGAACAGAATCAACCGCCTCACCCCCCAGGGCACCGTGACGCGGTTCGCTGTCCCGAATGGGAGCAATGATCTACAGGAAGTCACAGGTGGCCCAGACGGAAACGTGTGGTTTACAGAAAAAACGAGTAACAAGATCGCCCGCATTACGCCAGCTGGGGCCATCACGGAATTTGCCATTCCAACGGTAGGCAGTCAGCCGCAGGGGATCACGAAGGGCCCAGACGGGAACTTGTGGTTCACGGAAAGCGCTGGAAATAAGATCGGGCGGATCACGCCAGCTGGCGTGATCACGGAATTTAGCATTCCCACGGGGAATAGCAATCCGCAGGGGATCACGAGCGGGGCGGATGGGAATGTGTGGTTCGTGGAGCAGGGTGGGAATAAGATCGCCCGTATCACGCCGAGTGGGCGCATCATAGAGTTCAGCGTGCCGACCGCGTCGAGTGGGTTGGCGGGGATTACCAGTGGACCGGATGGGAATCTATGGTTCACGGAGCTGACGGGCAATAAGATCGGGGTGCTGAAGCGCTGAGGTGCGCTGCTGAAGATGGCCCTGTACGGTGTTCGTGACAGCAGGAAGCCCCCACCAAGTGGGGGCTTCCTGCTGCTGTCGTCTGTGTTCAGAGGAGACGTCTATCAGTGGAGGGTTGTGAACGGGAGGCTCTTCTTCTCTCCTCTCCTCTGCTTGCCTACTTGCGCTTCGCCGAGGTCTTTTTGACGGGCGCTTTCGCG
This genomic window from Deinococcus ruber contains:
- a CDS encoding integrase core domain-containing protein, with the translated sequence MLDVTSRVVLASRVVRSLSRHLAKLTLDEAVAVLRAQGHHEAILVQQGGGSDFTSDLFHQGCLKDGSWVRCKVSQPGGTGILERLNRTYKDQFAFRQDWQSMADVRAAMPDVHRWYNHERRHSAPLYAMPWSPLTSSANARNAA
- a CDS encoding LuxR C-terminal-related transcriptional regulator, with the translated sequence MAAVLLGNKLHPPVLADHLIARPQLLKLLERGRDAKLILISSPAGTGKSTVLAAWLKQQHSPAAWLSLDQGDDTLGQFLLYLLGALQTLSLGLGDGLLELLRQQDAVNVEPLLIQLSNDFARLDRKVILILDDYHFLSDPKIHSAVEFLLDHLPSQVCLVIATRTDPPLSLSRLRVRHQLLEIRGIDLRFDLAEVTHFLNGSQRLGLSSTAIAHLETQTEGWIAALQLAALSLTERPDKEAFVETFVGSHRYLVDYLVDEVLSRQPAQLKIFLQRMAILERFDTSLCGAVIGQPTDPELLSRLEAANLFLIPLDDERRWYRFHHLFGEFLRHRLMRDEPDLVPELHRRASAWFEHLGWTDDAIRHAFLAGDDRLAARLANDMAAQLAVHWNSEQFTRYFHRLPVALMLLYPRLCLYYGWFLVTTGQFAAFRVALPTLGKSRVHAVEPQTIDAAFLSLQAYAHLHQLEFVDTVLAFQQALDLLECGEQCSSDVEMKLVRIGITTTLGFICPYFDLRRATVLFADNLDQSRQFGSFIGIAHGTVGLARVNHQLGQLHEAGHILEQGLFHFESSRSDLTKRYGAWNVGDLHVGMGRLQYEWNQLGAAEASVRQARASNELYGAAAVLGDELELSLRLALIHGELEAATAALHQLDRLSASIRHHDSLAKQLFEGRTMASRLALVAHLSQSPQTPPDASQAPALPSRLLAEVGDWLRSRQLDVVGLAQSLGGHHILARWLLARDEPAEAATLLGTLITAAQAEDRGDDLIQFLLLLALAFRRLGRQEEAMEALGRALDLGKAEGYCRSFLDLGPEMHILLTQRAETQPTPYLTALLSAFPESGGSAATSEPYRANETTSWAHEALNARENEVLRLLERGQTHKQIARELQLSPNTVRWYMKSLYSKLRVNNRTEALHHARTLKLV
- a CDS encoding virginiamycin B lyase family protein encodes the protein MRRALFALPLTALLAACGSTTPSVTSDPTPVTSQPTPAQATIGQLYEVKFQNIGTPTAISSVSPVIAGIKPQALQDIDDSNLVFTPVTVDTFVLNGKRYIQAIYHVKNNTGAPIGHLTFVPIDTDPDPAATTPSTTAPTVGSTYFKSLTRFDGGDTSSRAVDLTPMTGRIYSKSAQQDITDPEATPYTALDTSTLHPVAPTGLIVAGRANSGWRNGTTLPNGGSATITFAVSVANSNAQTDPFSFSLMVAEGDDVTIPTVTSIAPNRGVVAGGTSVTVSGSNFASMTTVKFGGVAATNVVINSATSLTAVSPAAAAAGTVDVVVSNGSDSSALSTADQFTYLPAPTVTGISPNLGLMAGGTTVTLTGTGFTPGTTVKFGGVAASNVSVINSSSLTATSPARGSNGSVDVVVSNANGNSSTSAADQFDYLSFSEFGVPTGNSAPYGITSGADGNLWFTEANTTKVGRITPAGVIQEFPTSADSGQGISITRGPGTDANVWIAGFNAIGRVAPSGVVTDIPTPSSPYGANFIAVGPDGNLWFTDFNGTSISRLTTQGTVTAFNVPNANNDLRDVTGGPDGNVWFTEGGNNKIARITPAGVITEFSVPTSQSGPQGITKGTDGNLWFTEISGNKIGRITPSGVITEFSIPTANSTPMGITSGADGNLWFVEQRGNKIGRITPSGSIVEFNVPTAGSSVSGITSGPDGNLWFTERDGNKIGVLKR
- a CDS encoding virginiamycin B lyase family protein gives rise to the protein MRRALFALPLTALLAACGSATTSVTSDRTPVTSQPTPAQATTGQLYEVKFQNIGTSTATSSVSPIPVGVTPQSLQDIDDSKLVFRPLTVDTFVVAGTRYIRAIYNVINNTGADIQHLTFVPIDTDVDPGATTPPTVDPTVGSTYFKSLKRFDGSDTSSRATDLTPVTGRTYSAASQRDVTDPEATPYTALNTSTLHPGAPTGLIVAGRATSGWRNGTTLPDGASTAITFAVAVANSNAQTDPFTFSLMVAEGDDVTPPTVTGISPNQGSTLGGTAVTVMGSNFSSRTTVKFGGVAATSVVISSPISLTAVIPAAAAAGPVDVVASTGGDSSPISAADQFTYVSTPTVASVTPNGGLITGGTMVSVTGTGFSPGMTVKFGGMTASNVNVISSTSLTATSPAMSTTGNVDVVVSNANGSSATSAADQFGYLSISEFNVPTADSQPLGITSGADGNLWFAEFNATQVGRITSAGVIQEFPTSGSSAYGIGITRGPGTDPNVWMAGYTAVGRVAQSGTVTDIATPSSTNGPNYIAAGPDGNLWFTDYGANRINRLTPQGTVTRFAVPNGSNDLQEVTGGPDGNVWFTEKTSNKIARITPAGAITEFAIPTVGSQPQGITKGPDGNLWFTESAGNKIGRITPAGVITEFSIPTGNSNPQGITSGADGNVWFVEQGGNKIARITPSGRIIEFSVPTASSGLAGITSGPDGNLWFTELTGNKIGVLKR